In a genomic window of Branchiostoma floridae strain S238N-H82 chromosome 19, Bfl_VNyyK, whole genome shotgun sequence:
- the LOC118406874 gene encoding uncharacterized protein LOC118406874: protein MMTSWFGCRQFSAQVRRTAALLDFCAILETKIGNSRTAGIFLSLSSLRCISGSSEHVCRKPDLKFLGWKMDVICSAGGVSEEPVQVVDITSGSHLELASTASGVPEKLAQNVCFQPKPFPAEFCNVEKTQEEPARHSHAFVGEGFVQPPPASTHHHGNFVTCGRGVVDYDNCSQYRPFYPGVPWQSFFLGGNTVSSFTTLGARCSTVPSVRPAVAAHSLQSPYVSNHARPVPVPTPPPENDDIGYLRGQGFLLSVPSIPNLGPEDGDKTGHLTQDISPSNTACVDLESFLEKDDDSRLTPSPDDPNPPPYVGEDFVGRHVFRGPPAAVTYPTPKPELLSDVLRKEGGSLPVPVAIVRRRRRSSGSSSLSSHDDPEDIIAKRREANARERQRVRNLNTGFAKLRRMVPSLPPNRKPSKVDTLHAAMDYIRTLQYVLQETNRSPVVPLAHAVRFPGFDVPNENVTVVYGTSGEPVNMPLDPAPLQVQAVAVPGMEHFLLQHNNRTEGGSNRHGEQLYLDHFGLRNMDRQGNQTSLPTPVFYNELGIGQTAEVQPA from the exons atgatgacgtcatggtttgGATGCCGGCAGTTCTCGGCGCAGGTGCGCAGGACAGCAGCGCTTCTGGATTTTTGCGCCATACTTGAAACGAAGATTGGCAACAGCCGTACGGCTGGAATATTCTTGAGTCTATCGTCGTTGAGGTGCATTTCTGGAAGTAGCGAACATGTGTGCAGAAAACCTGACCTGAAGTTCCTCGGCTGGAAGATGGACGTAATTTGTAGCGCAGGTGGCGTGTCAGAAGAGCCGGTACAAGTTGTGGACATCACATCGGGATCTCATTTAGAACTTGCGTCAACTGCGTCAGGCGTTCCCGAGAAGCTGGCTCAAAATGTCTGCTTCCAGCCCAAACCGTTTCCAGCGGAGTTCTGCAACGTGGAAAAGACGCAGGAAGAACCAGCGAGGCATAGTCATGCGTTTGTCGGGGAGGGGTTCGTCCAGCCACCGCCTGCGAGCACACACCATCATGGTAACTTCGTTACCTGTGGAAGAGGAGTAGTGGACTATGACAACTGCTCGCAATATCGTCCATTTTACCCCGGCGTGCCTTGGCAGTCGTTTTTCCTCGGCGGGAACACCGTGAGTTCCTTCACGACCCTCGGGGCCAGGTGCAGTACCGTCCCGTCCGTGCGACCTGCCGTGGCCGCTCACTCCCTGCAGAGCCCGTACGTCAGCAATCACGCCCGGCCGGTCCCCGTGCCTACCCCGCCGCCTGAAAACGACGACATCGGCTACCTCCGAGGACAAGGGTTTCTTCTCTCCGTTCCTTCCATCCCGAATCTTGGTCCAGAAGATGGCGACAAAACCGGACATCTTACACAAGACATTTCACCTTCAAACACGGCTTGCGTTGACCTCGAGAGCTTCTTAGAAAAAGATGACGACTCTCGCTTGACTCCATCCCCGGACGACCCCAACCCTCCACCGTACGTCGGTGAGGACTTCGTCGGGCGTCACGTTTTCCGAGGCCCGCCCGCTGCCGTCACGTACCCGACGCCCAAGCCCGAGCTGCTCAGCGATGTCTTGCGGAAGGAGGGCGGCTCTCTACCAGTACCTGTGGCGATCGTGCGACGCCGCCGCCGGTCTAGCGGCAGTAGTTCGCTGTCAAGTCATGACGATCCGGAAGACATTATAGCAAAG AGACGCGAAGCTAACGCCCGTGAACGCCAGAGAGTACGCAACTTGAACACGGGGTTCGCCAAACTGCGGCGTATGGtgccctccctccctcccaacCGTAAGCCGAGTAAAGTGGACACCCTGCACGCCGCCATGGACTACATCCGCACCCTACAGTACGTACTACAGGAGACGAACAGGTCCCCAGTGGTTCCGTTGGCTCACGCCGTAAGGTTTCCGGGGTTTGACGTCCCCAATGAGAACGTGACTGTCGTGTACGGGACGTCAGGTGAACCAGTGAACATGCCGCTGGACCCCGCCCCTCTACAG GTCCAGGCGGTAGCTGTACCCGGAATGGAACACTTCCTACTTCAGCACAACAACCGGACAGAG GGTGGTTCTAACCGGCATGGCGAGCAGTTGTACCTAGATCACTTCGGACTCAGGAATATGGATAGACAAG GTAACCAGACTTCTTTACCGACGCCGGTTTTCTACAACGAGTTGGGCATTGGGCAAACGGCAGAGGTTCAACCCGCTTAA